Genomic DNA from Salvia miltiorrhiza cultivar Shanhuang (shh) chromosome 1, IMPLAD_Smil_shh, whole genome shotgun sequence:
GAACGCTTGATTCTGTTGCTCTTCCCGAGCCTGCCAAATCCCTTTCTGTAGAACATGATTTTGATCTTCAGGTATGTGCGCGTGTGTGTGATTCCTCATTTTTTTTCGGTGATGTCAACTTGAAGAAGTAATTTTTCACTCTTTTCATTCAATTTGTGTTCATAACAATTAATCCTACTATTCCAAAGTACACAATCAAACAAATTTGTTGCTGAAGTGATGGTCTGTTAATCATAGAATACTTGATGGCCTTTAAATTTAGTGGCAGAAACTTGTGTACACTCGGATGCACCATCCGCCTAATTAAATACAATTAGGGTTCACTAATCCCCAACGAGGGTTTATTGGTCCTGATTAAAGTTTACTAGTCCCCAATTAGTGTTTAGTAGTCACAATTAGGATTTAACTAGGGCGGATGCACTGAAGTGTGCCTCTAAATTAGTTATCTTGAAAACATGGAGTGATGTTTTGCACTTGATTGGATGCCAAAAAACACATATTATTGAGATGCTATTAGTTTCCTTTTACATCTTGAATCAATGGATGTGTATGGAATATTTAGAGATTATCATGGAAACTATGAGTTACTGCTTTTGTGTCGCTGTAATTGTAACATCAGTTGGTTGATATTTGTTTCGTTGCATATATATGCAGGCATTTTCGTTTCGTGCTGATACTGAATCACTGAGAGAACCTCGCAATGTGAGGGTGGGCCTGGTTCAGAATTCTATAGCTCTTCCAACTACAGAACCATTTCTTGATCAgaaaaggggcatatttcagaAATTGACACCGATCATTGAAGCTGCAGGCGCTTCTGGAGTCAACATATTATGTTTGCAGGTATTTTTCCATAAACAATCACAAACTCTGGATGGCTATAGGGGATTAACTACAGACCATCAATGCAGGAGGCATGGACGATGCCATTTGCATTCTGCACTCGCGAGAAGAAATGGTGTGAGTTTGCAGAGCCAATAGATGGAGAATCGACAAAATTTCTTCAGGAGTTTGCTCGGAGGTACAATATGGTTATAGTAAGCCCTATCCTTGAAAGGGATGTGAACCATGGGGAGACACTCTGGAACACTTCCGTGATAATTGGAAATCATGGTAATATAATCGGGAAGCACAGGAAGGTAAAATGTTGCATCACACATTTGGTCTACGTATTGTTTTCACACGAACGTGTCTCTGAATGTAATCGTTGCAGAATCATATACCTAGAGTTGGGGATTTTAATGAAAGCACGTACTATATGGAAGGGAATACTGGGCATCCTGTGTTTGAGACAGCTTATGGAAAGATTGCTGTCAATATATGTTATGGAAGACATCACCCTCTTAACTGGCTAGCTTTCGGCTTAAATGGTGCTGAGATTGTTTTTAACCCATCAGCAACTGTCGGTGAACTAAGCGAACCAATGTGGCCCATTGAGGTAGCCTTTCACCCTTCCACTTTTTGTTTGTACTAACATATTActtttgcaattcttgagatgTATTGAGTGCTAGATCGGTTAAATTCATGTATGTACTTTTGCAGGCACGTAATGCAGCCATAGCCAACAGTTACTTTGTATGTTCGATCAATCGTATTGGGACTGAACATTTCCCAAATCCATTCACCTCAGGAGATGGGAAGCCACAGCATACAGATTTTGGACATTTCTACGGTTCCAGCTACATATCAGCACCCGATTCCTCTTGCACGCCATCTCTATCCCGTCACAAGGATGGCTTGCTGATATCGGACATGGATCTCAACCTCTGCCGGCAACTGAAGGACAAGTGGGGATTTCGCATGACTGCCCGCTATGAGATTTATGCAGATTTGCTTGCTCGTTACGTGAAGCCCTATTTCGAACCCCAAATCATTTCTGATCCACTGTTGCATAAGCAAACCATGTAAGGAGAACTGAAAGTAACTGGGAATTTGGTTCTGAACTTGGAGTGTGCTTTTGCCATGGGGATTCCAAGCTTCTGTACAAGGTTGTGTTTGtgaatagttttatttttactcaacgtTAATGCTCgtcataatttaatttgtttgtGGTAACTTTGGGACTTGCAAAGCTTCCATGAATAAATCTCGTGTTGTATTTAAGGTCTGtcattattctattaagttaaGCTTTTTTCTAAATTTATGAATCGAATATGTACTAAACAGATTTTTTACCCTCTCTCGCTTCTTCTAAAATGGCAACTCATTTATCTAAAATGGTTACTCATCATTCCAGTGAAATTTGCCCACAAATTAAACAAACATATAGATGAAGCTTATGTATATTTGTCCCCAATTCTGTCCACAGAAGAACAAATAAGAAGACCTTTGGATACTTCTTACTCGTATAGGCATTCCACCTTACGTCACATTTTCTCTTTGTTGGGCTAAATGTATAGAATAGGAGTGGGCTAGCCTGGCCCGAACTTAAATTGGATTGCAAAAATGCTCAGGCCAACCCAACCATGAACAGGCCATCATGCCAGATTGGCCCAATTTACAAGATCATCATGTAATTGAACTTGAAAACaaactttaaaacatttcagCATCCACGCACCCGTGCCAAGCTTCCGGGTTCGCAGGTGGGCCGCTCCCTTCAAACTACGGGCTTTGCAGCAATCGAGCCCCATCTCATAGTTGGGTTCATCTCATGCCCCCCCGAAAGGTGTTTGCACGCGCCTCTCTGTACCCTCTTCTACGCCCAGCGCGCAAAGGCATGCCTCACTTCAATCCACTATCCTCCCAGCAGCGGTGCAGGCTCAAGCGATATAAGCCCCTATTGTGAATGCTTTTAGGCTTTCGGCTTTAAAATGTTAAGCTCAAGATTTGAACTTAGCATTGAGGGGGTGATAGGATAAGACCATGACTAAAACACTACCGTCATCTTATAGTCATATTTGAAACCTGTATAAGATATATAGGTAGTGTTAAGTTGAAAATTATgtcaaaaattgaataagtttaaagttcacgtatttataactatattttaaagtttatgttaaataccaaaaatgagTAAAGCCCATGTATTTATAATTAggatttaaagttcatgttaaataccaaaaaatgagtaaagttcatgtattcaCACACCAATTATCCATAAGTATAATAAACATTCATTTACATATTGTAGCTGTTTACatatgaagaaaaaaagaagttgATCCTGCAATATACTAGGGAAAAAGTACAACCAAATTCATCGAATAATCAAAATCCACACAGAAATATTTGGAACGACAAAATTGCATACGCTAAAAACAAAAGAGCGTTAACCAGCTGTACAAAAATGTGCTGCTTCTTTGTTTACAGAAATGTGAAACTTATGAGAAGATAACATGAAAAAACTGCAAACATTctcttcttatatatataatcaaataaaaacgGTTTCAGCTCTCACCGCTTTTCCACCTCTCATAAGCAACTCTCATCTATATCAAGGTAATCAAACTATACCGTACG
This window encodes:
- the LOC131005165 gene encoding beta-ureidopropionase; amino-acid sequence: MEDKITAENGKTEIEKDGSIAGFDSLHRLLQSSLPPHLFQEASRLLIGLNCGRTLDSVALPEPAKSLSVEHDFDLQAFSFRADTESLREPRNVRVGLVQNSIALPTTEPFLDQKRGIFQKLTPIIEAAGASGVNILCLQEAWTMPFAFCTREKKWCEFAEPIDGESTKFLQEFARRYNMVIVSPILERDVNHGETLWNTSVIIGNHGNIIGKHRKNHIPRVGDFNESTYYMEGNTGHPVFETAYGKIAVNICYGRHHPLNWLAFGLNGAEIVFNPSATVGELSEPMWPIEARNAAIANSYFVCSINRIGTEHFPNPFTSGDGKPQHTDFGHFYGSSYISAPDSSCTPSLSRHKDGLLISDMDLNLCRQLKDKWGFRMTARYEIYADLLARYVKPYFEPQIISDPLLHKQTM